Genomic segment of Leishmania panamensis strain MHOM/PA/94/PSC-1 chromosome 20 sequence:
GTGGGGAGGCAATGCTAGCGGCTATGGCTCTTGGGGCGGAAGGCGTCCAGGTAGGCACGCGCTTCGTGGTCACTCAAGAAAGCTCGGCAGCTGAGGAGTTCAAGAAAagatgcacagcagcaggggaggCCGAGACGTGGCTAACGCTGAAACAATACAGGCCGACTCGTCTCCTAAACGACTACGGCAAGGAGGCCCGCCGCCTCTCTGAGTCTGGCGCCACCAAAGAGCAGCTGAAGGCGTTCTGCGGCGAGGGCcgcacgaagagagggatcTTCGACGGTGACTTGGCGAACGGCGAGCTCGAGATTGGCCAAATTGTGTCGACGTGCAAGGACATTCCGAccgcggcggaggtggtagAACGCATGGTGAAGGAGTTCCGCGCCCGTAACGAGCAGCTGGTCAAGATGAAGTTGTAGAGCACAGGAACAAAGCAGTATATCCTCCTCACAGAGTCGAGCGTTGAGAATCACACGGACACCAGACGGAAAAGAACAGAGCTTtgacagagagacgcacatgcacacgtgtgtgagctgccaccaccactatcactgccgtcgccgtgCCTGACACAGACATGCGCACTCCGTCTatcttcccttttcgttcAGTGCCTAGTGCGCCCATCGCGATcgcctccgctctctttgtttccGATTCCTCTTTGGGggctcctccctccccacacgcacgcactttGCTTCAGCACCATCACCTTCACCTGAGCAGCGTGTGGAAGGCAGCAAACAAAGCTCTGCCACAACTACTCAGAATggcacacccatacacgcacacagagaccCAGGCGCAAACGCGTCGTCTCACACCCGCTTCCCTCTGCCCCACACCTTCCCACGCATAGCCACGCCTGTTACGGTGTCGGTGTATCCGGGAGCGGTAAACGATGGCGAgtctcgcttctcctcttcacccacccaccccctgcgGCTGGGCAGTACGATCAGCTGAACTCCCGCTGAAGGGAAACAAAACTGTTGGCCCTACCAGAGTGATATCCAGCGAACGAATGTGCCGCTCTTCagcgtgggggagggggggagtcacgcgcacacatgaACGGCCCTCTCGTCTTTACAgggccctcccccctcctcgcatGCCAGTCTCGACGTTCGACGGCTTTCTTGTTTtctaccctccccccttccttcccacTGCAAAAGTGCTCTTGCCTTCTGGCAGAGGGCCTCCGCCATTTATTCGCTCGGCTGGCCTCCAGCGGCGGCTTAGGCGTGTATCGATGTCGGGTGTGTGGCCGCATTCATTCCTCTCGCTTATGCTAGGGAGAATGTTGAGTGGTTGGACTACCTCGTCTGCGAGCTTCCCTCAGTTTCACTCCAGCCCGTCCTCCTCATGGGTCGGCCATCGGCTGAGCCGCGatagggaggggaagggactGGACCCTGCACTCGTATCGAAGGCATCGAAAAGATTACGAGCGACTCCACAAGAGCAGCGCACCAAAGatccgctgcctccccctaCCTCGGCGACTCCCAACGCGTTTGGCGGCACTGCCCATGACATGTTGGAAAACAGGAGGGAAGCCCTTTGACTCGATACTTGTCGTCTTCTCGTTCCTtcactctctcgctcgctctctaTTCTCACAGTAGTCAGTACAGGAAAtatcgacacacacacacacacacacttggAATGCCTTCCTTGAAGCATTCGCCGCCTCGCGGGGCGGCCAGGGTTGTCTCTGTGCGCaaggatgctgctgctgcaacagtGAAGGTACCAAAACTTACTGCGGCTGCCCTTGGGCTGCTCGAAAGTGGCGCCCTTCAGCGTGGCATGTGTGCTAAGACACCCGCCTTGCACACTCCGTACTTATCCACTTCACCATCAAAGCGGTCATGCACCTCACCCACAACGAgcgctcctctttttcgACTTTTTTCCGTGGATCTGTTGCCAACTGTTGACTCGGCAGCCGATGTGAAAGAGTCAGAGGTCAAGTTTGGTTCCCCCAGAGATGCACGTCAGCTATCACTCTCCCTCGTCACAGACACGAATATCGCCGATGAGTGTTACAGCCTCACCACCGTGGTCGACGGCAGCGtgtccttctcccctccttacaccctctctcacagcacctgcagcttGCAGCACAAGTCGCACGCCCACTTCATTGCGCGTGCTTGCAAGTGCGGTGCATCCTGCACGACCCAGACGTCTATCTGCGCCACAGCGCTTCACACCGAGGGGACAGGAAATTCAGATATCGCCACAGCAGTGAGTGGAGCCACGTACATGTCGCCAGGACACTCCATGAGCAGCCCTGGCAACTTCCTTCGCTCCCAGCCAGCACGTTTGTGGATGACGGTGGTACCGCAGAACAGCCACCATATCGGCACCAACATGCTCGGCTCTCTTGAGGAAACCGAAGAAGTGGAAGAGGCGATCAGTGTGGCCTCGACCATGGCCGAATCTGGCCAATGCAGGCTCTTCTGGGACGGGGCTGAGGAGTCCACAAGCGTGATCGAAGAAGATATCCAGTGCAATGATGATGTCGCCGCCTAACATCACTTTCGCGATGTGAGGCGGCGTACTCTGGTCTGTCTGTGGGACTCGGTGTGATTCAAAATTTCGAATTGCATGACACTTTTTGTGTTAGGCCATATCGCCCtattttttccctctctcgttcttccCTCCTCGGTGTTCAGGAGACGGTGTGAGTGTGAGCTCTTGTTTCCGTTCGTCCCTTTCCTTCGTGCAGTGGGTGTACTAGCGTATTCATGGTGTCCATATatacgaaaagaaaaaatggaGGCGGAGCAATGCTGTAGAACACATGCACCACGAgtgttttcccttttttccttcctcacTGCCATGCACATACctacatgcacacacacacacacacacaatggcTGGAGACGAACCCTCCGCCGCCAGTGTTATAGAAAGATTCATCTTGTGCGCCACTTGCACGCACGTCCTTACGGACGCacatgtgtgcgcgtgcgtgtgattTTTCAGTATCCTTTTTGTGCTTGCGTGCGTCTgttgcttttcttcctttcctgTATTGCTGGTGCTGTTTGacgcctccttccctcccttcgtGATCGCTTTCccagtcccccccccctcccccctacccacccactcactcgcctcttcctccaccacaATGAAAAAATGGGGGAGTCGACTTGGTTCCCTgtggggggcgggaggggtTGGCGTTGTGTCGCTGTTGTTTGCTTAATTTATTCTTTGGCatcttctttgtttttcctgtactttttttattttctttttATATACATTTTTTTGTGTGGGGGGTGtatgggtgagtgggtggggggtgtgCTGCGGGACTCCTGGGCACGGCGATCCTCTCttttgggggggggtcgcTTGGTGGTTTGCTTTGGTAGCCGGGCGCACCGTACGTGTGCCTCTTTTCTGCACCATCCACCTGTCAATCTCTCgacccttctctccctctcacccaccctcctcttcgctgtaCATTtgcctgtctctctgtccACTCGCTtcctgggggaggggggctcttcttctcgcagGGTGAGCAATCGATTCCAACGGTGTGGCCCCTCCGCTGTGTTGCCGCGCCTTCAACACGGGGGACAAAGAGAGAATAAATAAAAATGAGAAcaacaaacgaaaagggaaCGCCCGCCACTTTCGCTTGTCATTTGTGTATTcgattttttttcttcttcgtttgTGTTCTATACTTTTATATGTTTTCTTTTTATCCTGgatgctctctctctctctctcacacacgtTTATATCGCCATTCGAGCCTGCGACTCGCgcttcgccgcctcccctcccccaggcctccctccttctcctgcacAAAAGGAAGCATGAGAGCACGCACATGTACCAGAGATCTGTGATGCATGTCAGAGCACTCCGCCAGActcctttgtttctcttttgacaggttttcctcttcacttctgtttttttctttttgggggaggggggtactTACTTATTCCGTTGCGGCCTATCGCTTCCTCCGCGCTACCGCCCACCTCGCcactctctcgccctcctctgcttctGGTACTGCAGGTGAACATAGGCGTGGGAGCGCCTCTCGGTAGCCGTGTATGGGTGTTGGGGtagggtggtggtggtgttggcgATCGTTGCTCGTTAGCTTTTGAGGGGCCTTCCTGTGTTTAACGCGGATGTCAAACGCCTACCTCTGTTGCCTCACCTGCATGTTGAAACGTACTTTCAGGGTGCAGCAACATTCCCCTCCTTTACCGCCCCTGTTCAGCTCCCTCCCCACTTTGTAAGGTCTGGATGATGCGCGGTTCACTTTTGGGCttttatttttttctctcatgCTCACTTCGACCTGCATCTATTACGTTACTATCGTGCTTGATCGTGTGAGCCTTttccgctccctctctttcccgccctccaccgccgtctccctctccccgatCCTTCTATGAGGCCTCTGTTCAacatctctctttttcttttttttttcctttggtTTGCTCACGTAACTGTCCTCGATAAAGCCTAACATACAGGCAGGTAGGTGCATGTTTCTCCCTATATCGTCTTGACTGTCTTGCTAAATGGGTTTGCTGTATATAACTCTTTTCTATAGTCGTCTCACTCTTtgtgggaagggggagaggggggggcagaagaTACTGTGCCACGAACGCAATTCGGTCAGGAGAAAGATGCTTGTGGATCCGGCACTGCCCTTTACTgccgtcttctccctcctcatccttcaTTCCTGCTTCCTTCGCTCATGGAGAAAGATCACTCTTCACATTTTTTGTGGGGTGGTAATCTGTGCTCCTGCGTGCGTGGACCAGTGATGCAACCATCAGCAGAATCCGAGCCGGAACACGAATGAAGACATGAGGATCCTTGAATGCTTCCCCGTTACAAGCCGCCCCACCCTCGTCTCCTTTTGAGAACGGACTTCTAAAATGATCGAAGCTCTGCCGAGGCCCCACTAGCTATCGTGTCAGCCTCGCCGCCCCTGCCATATTCTGCGCATCGCTCTACGGCAAGACTTCCGCTTTTCCCACGCCGCTTCTCTCGGCCCTCCAATATTTTCCAATAACGGCACCTTTTTTCCTCCATCTCTCCACCGCCAGACTGCCTCTCCaactctcctccctttccttaTCTCTACCTTTGTTGTAACCACGTTGTGTTTCCACACGGGAGCactttctttgtgtgtgtgtgtgtgagtgtgggtgtgtacgCGCGTGCAGCGTTGACTCACCGCACCATCCAAAGCGGACACGATAAAAAGAGTCGCTGGCATCTCTGTCTTTCCACGCCCGCGTGAGTGtatgcatatatatatatatatatatatgcatgGGTAGTCAGCACGCAAAGACGAGCGACTGTGACCTACGCCtcacgcccacgcacgcacaaaggCACTCACCGTTTTTTCGTTCTTCCTCTGAGGAAGCCCCAACTCCGTGCTCTTGGCAttccacatacacacatacacacgcacacgcacgcacataaGTGCGAtcctgccgccgcgcagcctgctgaaaagagaaaacttctctttctcggcGCGAACCGTCTGCTGTTTCCTCGATAAGGCCGCGTGTTTCACACTTtctcgccgcagctgctgatggaatcgcctccagcgcagGCTGTTTCTGGGGAGCAGCGCGCCCGCTTGCTTGAGCtggaagagcggcagcgtcagctcaAGCGCCTGTGCGAGGAGGCACtcagggaagaagagcagcatcAACACATTCTTCAGCAATTGGAAGAGCACAACACGGGTGCCGTGTCATCTGTCGAGTCGTTCGCTGGAGGCAGCGCCGGGAGCGTTAGCGGggctgcagctctgcaggGGAGGCCTTTCTCGCCCAGCCACGGAGGGGAACCCCTTGAAGACTTGCTGACAGGCGAGGTACAGTCCTTTCGTGACCCCAACAGCGCCGTACGCGAGTCCTCCACCGGCAGTGCAGCCGCGCCACTGTGGTTGCGTAGCGAGTCGCTGTCGAATCCGCGCAACCCTTCGGCGGACCGGCCGCGCACTGTACTCAGTAGTAGCTATCGCCCACCGACGTACCCGCTGCCAATGGTGTTCGCCACACAATCACCTCCCCCGCCGCGAGAAATGCTGTATAGTACCTCTAGTCGACctagagaagagggaagcagtgcagctgcagcggccatGAATCGCAGAATCCAGCCCCCCACGTCTGCGCCAGTAATGTCGTCCTCTCTACCGATAACCAGTGCGTGGCGGCATGGTGAGAGGGGTACTGCAGAACGCAAGTCAGGATCATACTCCGCGGCCGCAGCTCTCTTtccgcctgctgcacccacacccctgtcgccaccgccgccgccgcctcctccagagCGCAGTCACAGCCGTGGCGCGAGCCACAGCATCCCCTCGGCAGATCGATACTGGCGCAGTGATGCCCGTCCCTACCACGgtatccctccccctccacctcctccagcatcgGACGCAACACAGGCTACGGCTTCACCTTCTGCCGTGCGGTACTCGTGGACACCCAGAGCGCATACAAgcctgtcgccgccgcggccgccgctgtcctCACGCTCATCCGCATTCCCGTTGGTCTCTCCAGATGAAGTCACGGACAACCCTCCggctccgcctccgcgcaCGCACCGTCGAGCTGCTCCCTCGCGCGACATGCCGCCCAGCATGCCAGATACGTACCGCTGGCCGCCTAGCCTTCTCCACACAGactcgccgcctccacccccacctccaccaccaccgtcacccccagcagcacgcacagaTTCGGTTGGTGACTCGACTTTACCCACCACACCATCGGAACGTGACATTGCGCGATGGAGGCGTCGGCtgagcggcagtggcgcagtTAGGCCACTCAGTGATAACCGCCCGGGTAGCGGATACGATCGGAGTGGGGCCGCAACGTTGGCAAATCGGCGCGTCCCTCCGGCAGCCGTCACCCCGCTACTCTCTGTTCCTTATCGCGAGACTGCCACTAAAAAAGGTGTCAGGGTCGCGGGCCGGGCACCTCGGAgcttgccaccaccacctccaccgccggCCCCTAGTGTGACCCTCTTCTCACCAGCCCGCTACGGCGAAGGCAGGAATGAGGATGAGTCGCTTCTAGATAGATGGGAGACGGCGTCATTGACACCGAGCCTGCGCAGTGCGGAAGAGCGGTGCCTGCGCAACTACTTCGCGAAGCCCGTCAGAGAGGTTGGCAGTTCATCTCCGACACACAGAAACTACGCAAGCTACAGCCGGCAGCGTGCGTCGCCATCCTGCAGTGGAGTGAAGGGCGTTCGAACCTCACTGTTTGAAGTCGCTGGCACGGCGGAGCCACGATTGCAACGGCGTTCGACGGTCATCCCTACCCCTGACCTTTTTACCTCCTCAGCACCTACTGTAATGAACACCCCTCCGCCGGCGCCAGCCAAACCAAAGCCCAACAAGACAGCCCTGCATCCGTACGAGCTGCAACACCCGCAGTCCCCCTCGCTCTCACCCCCACCAGAGACCAGCCTCAATAGCACATCAGCCAGGAACTGCCGTGACGCCCCTGGGCACAGAGGTGACACGTCAGCACCTCTCCTTTCGGCACTGTACGCAAAACACCAGCAATCCACCTCGGCCACTCTGAAAAGCAGCAATCTCGACTCAGCCAGGGGAAACGGTGACATCTCACTCCCTGCGAACTTGGACATGACTAACAAGGCAGCCACTGGAGAGCcgcacaccgccgctgcagcttcgGTCAACGACTACTTTGACATGGGCCCTGAGAAGGAGGCACTGCTGTCACTGCTACAGGAGAGCACCCGCGGCGCACCAGGGAGCAACGCCGGTGCCGCGCTGCCAGCCACTAGCTGCCCGTCGTCTATACAACAGGGTATGTCGCCCGCGATGGGTGCCAACCTCGCAGGCGGTCGGCGCGGCGAGAAGGCACTCCCTTACCCTCTCTCGGCCAACTGCCTCTCTGAGCGAAACCAGACACAGATTTTTTCGACTCAGCCCCCAatgacgacgctgccgccccaCTACAAAGACCCGACAGCACAACACTCGTACTTGAACCCAACAGTGGACTCGTCGATCCTGCGCGGCGGAAACGTCAACGCAGCCACTAGGGgagtgcagcacagcaacgAGGTGGCTGCGGTGCAACTGCAGCAGAAATACGATAAAGCACAGGCCAAGGCAGAAGCCCTTGCGCGACATCTGGTGAAAGCCATCAGTGATCGCAAGATGCTTCAGGGAAGCGTCGAGCAGCTGGAAATGCTTGTGGAGGAGTGCAACATCGAGGTGGGTCGACTTCAGCAGATTGtggagcaacagcaccagGACAGTGCCACCTCCCTCGGGGTGCAGGCAGCACTTCGCGCCAAGGAGCGGGAGGTGGCTGTGTACGAGGATGAAATCCGGCGACTCCACGTAGTGCTGAATGGGCACCTCACTCGCACGGCCACTGCTGAGCGTGTAGCGCAGGAAAGTGTGCATCAAGGgctggtggtgaaggaggcggaagTTGAGGCGGCCATTGCAGAGGTAGGTATGGCGCATCTGGCGCAgcgggaggcagaggagcggGCCAGCCAACTGGCGAATGAGCTGGAtacggcggtggagcagatACAGTTCCTCGACGAGCGCCTCGCTGAGATGGagcgggcggcagcggcagcgctcttACCGGCGTCGCGTGTACACGCTGCCAAAGAACCCGGCGTAGACTCGGACAACGGTGAGGCCGCTCTCGCTCACtcgagcgcagcagcgcacctcACCATTCCCCCCGACGAAGAAACGCGCCGCTGGCCGCTGGAAGCGCGGCGAACGATGGCGCAGCTTGTCGCACAGGCAGAAGGGCTTCTTTTGAAAAATGCGGAGGGGGAACGCCACACCTcgatgcggctgcagcacatgGAGAACACCTGCAGCGAGCTGCAACGACAcctccgccagcgcagcgaggaggtAGAGCGTGCGCGTGAAGCATacgagcagctgcgacaagagaagagcaccTTGCAGACGGTAGGAGAGGTGTGGTACCAGCAACTACGTGAAGTGAAAGAGGATGCACAGCTCGTCTCCGAGATGGTGCGCACCTCCCGCGAGGATGCAGAAGATGTGTATCTGTCCTCGCGTGTCGCAGAGGAGCGTGCTGTTGTGCaccgtgccgccgcggcagcggcaagccCGCTGCGGCCCTTTCCGAGCTCAGCGCCAACGGATTCGACAACACTGAAGAAATCTGCGCAGTTTGCCCGGCAGGTGATGCGCGACTTTCATGCGG
This window contains:
- a CDS encoding hypothetical protein (TriTrypDB/GeneDB-style sysID: LpmP.20.0630) translates to MPSLKHSPPRGAARVVSVRKDAAAATVKVPKLTAAALGLLESGALQRGMCAKTPALHTPYLSTSPSKRSCTSPTTSAPLFRLFSVDLLPTVDSAADVKESEVKFGSPRDARQLSLSLVTDTNIADECYSLTTVVDGSVSFSPPYTLSHSTCSLQHKSHAHFIARACKCGASCTTQTSICATALHTEGTGNSDIATAVSGATYMSPGHSMSSPGNFLRSQPARLWMTVVPQNSHHIGTNMLGSLEETEEVEEAISVASTMAESGQCRLFWDGAEESTSVIEEDIQCNDDVAA
- a CDS encoding hypothetical protein (TriTrypDB/GeneDB-style sysID: LpmP.20.0640); this translates as MESPPAQAVSGEQRARLLELEERQRQLKRLCEEALREEEQHQHILQQLEEHNTGAVSSVESFAGGSAGSVSGAAALQGRPFSPSHGGEPLEDLLTGEVQSFRDPNSAVRESSTGSAAAPLWLRSESLSNPRNPSADRPRTVLSSSYRPPTYPLPMVFATQSPPPPREMLYSTSSRPREEGSSAAAAAMNRRIQPPTSAPVMSSSLPITSAWRHGERGTAERKSGSYSAAAALFPPAAPTPLSPPPPPPPPERSHSRGASHSIPSADRYWRSDARPYHGIPPPPPPPASDATQATASPSAVRYSWTPRAHTSLSPPRPPLSSRSSAFPLVSPDEVTDNPPAPPPRTHRRAAPSRDMPPSMPDTYRWPPSLLHTDSPPPPPPPPPPSPPAARTDSVGDSTLPTTPSERDIARWRRRLSGSGAVRPLSDNRPGSGYDRSGAATLANRRVPPAAVTPLLSVPYRETATKKGVRVAGRAPRSLPPPPPPPAPSVTLFSPARYGEGRNEDESLLDRWETASLTPSLRSAEERCLRNYFAKPVREVGSSSPTHRNYASYSRQRASPSCSGVKGVRTSLFEVAGTAEPRLQRRSTVIPTPDLFTSSAPTVMNTPPPAPAKPKPNKTALHPYELQHPQSPSLSPPPETSLNSTSARNCRDAPGHRGDTSAPLLSALYAKHQQSTSATLKSSNLDSARGNGDISLPANLDMTNKAATGEPHTAAAASVNDYFDMGPEKEALLSLLQESTRGAPGSNAGAALPATSCPSSIQQGMSPAMGANLAGGRRGEKALPYPLSANCLSERNQTQIFSTQPPMTTLPPHYKDPTAQHSYLNPTVDSSILRGGNVNAATRGVQHSNEVAAVQLQQKYDKAQAKAEALARHLVKAISDRKMLQGSVEQLEMLVEECNIEVGRLQQIVEQQHQDSATSLGVQAALRAKEREVAVYEDEIRRLHVVLNGHLTRTATAERVAQESVHQGLVVKEAEVEAAIAEVGMAHLAQREAEERASQLANELDTAVEQIQFLDERLAEMERAAAAALLPASRVHAAKEPGVDSDNGEAALAHSSAAAHLTIPPDEETRRWPLEARRTMAQLVAQAEGLLLKNAEGERHTSMRLQHMENTCSELQRHLRQRSEEVERAREAYEQLRQEKSTLQTVGEVWYQQLREVKEDAQLVSEMVRTSREDAEDVYLSSRVAEERAVVHRAAAAAASPLRPFPSSAPTDSTTLKKSAQFARQVMRDFHAVARFLSSLRTMNIGDRNGYQILQTIASGRNPAEGLYVTADDAATPKQVSELLAPNAASEAKRRVQEKKARVLRAVEQALIIGSDSAPEFASLDASEKRPPSRAPIMLGLPLRARERPSPAGAEVCEVPDAFEDELTNGDEAEVEVVFSSLHPTRMGSQSLRDGSSGMVHSDVRRRPASDSVASVSQNRMPPTSEIRRAAPAFAASPPAAPLAPDGKSFCSTLFTNSSEAPSTASTSQPTAVKAAPATPTPLPSVSRPLRLSNTPSQPQSEGKEENEEEALGPSEKHSSSIRASSHTVLRTDSMPICSTGAGIDSETHFITFVPLPSIPQQVPQLQTTTVQQAPLPPSTLAVTGGLPVDYIVDVSSSTAPFVSGIVMTDQEKDATVARRNAPTPLQMQQQHTPIPATLTNTSPSSSRLRSPTPDRLTAVWAGTHVDEVLIASPIEQRRSSQSFTDEPPPRVVCDENKQLGHLCSRPKNRSTTARPSSTPHPDSRSGTRRGFEARAEEETVAPPRHTDQHRRGASNRSNDDEATLFFREPPRGEVQEVASEATSTSLQEQQQICVEVDLLNEDFVMPSRRVSAAAVALASVSSVSPETTLIDEEEEADVEERVPSAGTAATRPSLHAESPLKRDHTAAPSVPDVSLVPLKDAKATKPSSSRNRRVVDEDDEPSLSFLAPPPPLPPPVRPSPSQVQTKRAQEKDALVLTSPTEASLSGTSYSQTMEDTSVAAVSTENVPHSPLSLCGSFAGAPLRLPHQPRRPSASDGHPSLTAVEGAVAPPRLQRSTGSSPLTAAQPLLGTFAPGPAAAGDATAGVSQRIRSGSRPPTARLSVDCPLLEATPALVEPRRHSPSARPVPAATHTNPVTPVDTVDFDSASTAGLSLLEQQTSPAPKKAQISRAHSEVDLHVDDLLRSDGKIGAKTTSSTPTSRLPSITSTAAPGSPQHVLEEPSVALGLPGEICNDTPGQLGSAVSLPAEALQAAPLHPREPPTRAEHSASPCCSPHEEAAPAPLPLVNADAPESSTLNLPYTSPKPAPPMEEAATFNGNRPATSPAVAQMPSSTISTPRSHGGGRQNSASVWSSTPAEQPMPDGITARRCEEVAKILMRLKAKKEQDPKQPSEMSTPTSPTGSEPSSAGLEDLDSPSS